A window of Nitrososphaerales archaeon genomic DNA:
TTACGCCACGTCCCCGGTCTTCCTGACCTCGAGTCACTCGGAGGGCTTCGGCCTCTCCCTTCTGCAGGCGATGTCCGCGGGGTGCGCTGTAGTTGCCTCCGATATCGGGGCACACCGCGAGCTTGTCCGCGATTCTGAGAACGGCTTGATATACAGCTCGGTCGACGACCTCACCGGCAAGCTGGCGACCCTTCTGCAGGACGCTGCGCTGATTCAGAAACTCGGTACGGCTGGCAGGAAATCTGCTGAAGCTTACTCCTGGGCCAACATTGCCGCAGAGATGCGGAAGCTCTACGAAGAGCTAAGCCGCTCTTGAGCGGGACGCGATGACTTCGCGCCAGGCATCGGCAGTAAGCCTGAGCCCTTCCTCAAGCGTGCACTTGGGCTTCCATCCGAGCATCCTTCGGGCCTTCGAGTTGTCTCCCACGAGTTCCATTATGTCAAGGGGGCGGCTCGGAATCTGGCGCCACCTGATCTCGCCTCTGAATCTGCACACTCTTGCCGTCATCCGCGCGAGTTCCTTGATGGTGACGCCTCTGCCGGTGCAGAAGTTGAACGTCTCTCCAATCGCCTTGGCGTTACCGAGACACGTGATGTATGCGTTTACGTGGTCGTCGACGTAGAGGAGATCCCTCACTGGCTTTGGGTCCCCCAGCTGCACACGTTTGCTCGTCAGCATCTGATAGATTGTGCGCTCGACCACGAAGTGCGTGTTCTCAGTCCTTCCATAGGTGTTGAACGGCCTCAGAAGCGTGACCGGGAACTTGTATGCATCCCACATGTAGCGGAGGTAGTCCTCGCTTGCAACCTTGCTGACCGAGTACGGGCTGTTCGGCACTTGAGGCGCGTTTTCACTCTTTGGGTTGGGGCCGTTGCCGTACGTCTCAGAGGTCGACGCGAATAGGAACTGTTTGAAGTGGTGTACTTCCCTCATGGCCGCTTCGGCCAAGTTGACCGTGGCCGTGAAGTTTGTCTCGAGGACTTCAAGAGGATGGTCGTAGCTGTAGGAAACAGGGCTTATGGATGCAAGGTGGATGATCGC
This region includes:
- a CDS encoding GDP-mannose 4,6-dehydratase: MRILITGASGFIGSHLWPKLVDLDHEVFALERYVTGRYVLGNETGLGKVFADLNDPAAIRRTVREVQPEAIIHLASISPVSYSYDHPLEVLETNFTATVNLAEAAMREVHHFKQFLFASTSETYGNGPNPKSENAPQVPNSPYSVSKVASEDYLRYMWDAYKFPVTLLRPFNTYGRTENTHFVVERTIYQMLTSKRVQLGDPKPVRDLLYVDDHVNAYITCLGNAKAIGETFNFCTGRGVTIKELARMTARVCRFRGEIRWRQIPSRPLDIMELVGDNSKARRMLGWKPKCTLEEGLRLTADAWREVIASRSRAA